Proteins encoded in a region of the Synechococcus sp. BIOS-U3-1 genome:
- a CDS encoding MBL fold metallo-hydrolase has protein sequence MLVAGFSATGVQAAGISITSYGHSALLIRGGGQSVLVNPFRAVGCAAGLSEPRVSASVTLASSELPDEGARIGGGTYLSKPGSYRVGGMDLEGFSAPHDRMGGRRFGNATIWRWQQGGLNFAHLGGTAAPLSGEDRVLLGRPDVLIIGVGGGGKVYSGEEAAEVVRQLNPRRVIPVQYVNGEAPSGCDQGGVQPFLDAMGGTQVRKVGPTLSLPGSLNDSTVIEVMR, from the coding sequence ATGCTGGTGGCCGGATTCAGCGCCACCGGCGTGCAGGCGGCAGGCATCTCAATCACCAGCTACGGGCACAGTGCTCTGCTGATTCGTGGTGGCGGCCAGTCGGTGCTGGTGAATCCCTTCCGGGCCGTCGGCTGCGCCGCGGGGCTCAGCGAACCGCGCGTCAGCGCCAGTGTGACCCTGGCCAGCTCCGAGCTGCCGGATGAAGGGGCACGGATTGGCGGTGGCACCTACCTTTCCAAGCCAGGGTCCTATCGCGTTGGCGGCATGGATTTGGAAGGATTTTCCGCTCCGCATGACCGGATGGGTGGACGTCGTTTCGGTAACGCCACGATCTGGCGCTGGCAGCAAGGAGGCCTGAACTTTGCCCATCTGGGAGGAACGGCTGCGCCGCTCAGCGGTGAAGACAGGGTGCTGCTGGGTCGCCCTGACGTGCTGATCATCGGCGTTGGCGGTGGAGGAAAGGTGTACAGCGGCGAAGAAGCAGCCGAAGTGGTGAGGCAGCTCAATCCACGCCGGGTGATTCCTGTGCAATACGTGAATGGTGAGGCTCCGAGCGGCTGCGATCAAGGCGGGGTTCAGCCCTTTCTGGATGCGATGGGCGGTACACAGGTTCGAAAGGTTGGACCCACCCTCTCCCTGCCAGGCAGCCTGAACGACAGCACAGTGATCGAGGTGATGCGCTGA
- a CDS encoding DUF3285 domain-containing protein, translating to MSSKADGIETSTESTPTTPPPSFVKQAMRNMVRKGSKSLFHLGLTAAGFVGFILVVAWLGRPTLPQ from the coding sequence ATGAGCTCAAAGGCCGACGGCATCGAGACTTCGACAGAGAGCACCCCGACCACACCACCGCCCAGCTTCGTGAAGCAGGCCATGCGCAACATGGTCCGCAAGGGCAGCAAAAGCCTGTTTCATCTTGGGCTCACGGCCGCAGGGTTCGTCGGCTTCATCCTTGTGGTCGCCTGGCTAGGGCGTCCAACGCTGCCTCAGTGA
- a CDS encoding pyridoxal phosphate-dependent aminotransferase, translated as MTAPTPSPSARPDVERLRGYSAPLEGRRGLLRLDFNENTIGPSPAVVEALRAFPADQIAVYPEYDGLREAVIGNLQDSPAGLAHALLPQQVGLFNGVDAAIHAVIHAYGASGDTLLTTSPTFGYYAPCAGMQGMVVEAVPHELPGFRFPLEAMRAALQRGPKILMLCNPNNPTGTRLSAEHVLLLASSAPDTLVVVDELYEAFTGDSVLPHVDFAEHANLLVLRSLAKTAGLAGLRMGFAIGSAEVVDRVCRVSGPYDVNSFAVTAAFAALSDQAYTDHYVAEVLRARNYLVTELTRSGAVFHVDGGNYLLVWPRFSAQQVEQQLRDAGILVRSMAGKPQIDGSLRVSIGTQEQMQRFWECYRKLER; from the coding sequence ATGACCGCACCGACTCCCTCGCCTTCAGCACGCCCTGACGTTGAGCGCCTCAGGGGTTACAGCGCACCACTAGAGGGGCGCCGCGGATTGCTTCGGCTTGATTTCAACGAGAACACCATCGGCCCCAGCCCTGCGGTTGTTGAAGCACTTCGGGCCTTTCCGGCTGATCAGATCGCGGTGTATCCCGAGTACGACGGACTGCGCGAGGCGGTGATCGGCAATTTGCAGGACTCGCCTGCGGGCTTGGCGCATGCGTTGTTGCCGCAGCAGGTGGGTCTTTTCAACGGGGTGGATGCTGCGATTCATGCGGTGATTCACGCTTATGGCGCCTCTGGAGACACCTTGCTCACCACCAGTCCCACCTTCGGGTATTACGCCCCATGTGCCGGGATGCAGGGGATGGTCGTCGAGGCGGTGCCTCATGAGCTGCCAGGTTTTCGCTTCCCGCTGGAGGCGATGCGCGCGGCCTTGCAGCGTGGGCCGAAGATCCTGATGCTCTGCAATCCCAATAACCCCACCGGCACGCGGCTCTCCGCAGAGCACGTGCTGCTGTTGGCATCGTCTGCGCCCGACACGCTGGTGGTGGTCGATGAGCTCTACGAGGCTTTCACTGGGGACAGCGTGCTGCCGCATGTGGACTTCGCCGAGCACGCCAATCTGCTGGTGCTGCGCTCCCTGGCCAAGACCGCCGGTCTGGCCGGCCTGCGCATGGGATTTGCGATCGGTTCGGCGGAGGTGGTCGATCGGGTCTGCCGGGTGAGCGGTCCTTATGACGTGAACAGCTTCGCGGTGACAGCGGCGTTCGCTGCACTGTCTGACCAGGCCTACACCGATCACTATGTGGCTGAGGTGTTACGAGCACGTAACTACCTAGTAACTGAGCTGACACGTTCTGGTGCTGTATTCCATGTCGACGGAGGGAACTATCTCCTGGTCTGGCCCCGTTTTTCCGCTCAGCAAGTGGAGCAGCAATTGAGGGATGCTGGGATCCTGGTGCGTTCCATGGCCGGAAAGCCACAGATCGACGGATCTCTGCGCGTGAGCATCGGTACCCAGGAGCAGATGCAGAGGTTCTGGGAGTGTTATCGAAAGCTTGAGCGCTGA
- the ybeY gene encoding rRNA maturation RNase YbeY: MSSGRAFAIDLAFTPAEQQLIQSAEGTEAHRRLSQGDTWAETLDLWLKHLITTGGDTTPRQLLDCEEICLGLQFVDDDQITALNERWRDKPRATDVLSFSALEADMPPDGSPSVELGDIIVSVPTAERQALEQEHSLERELCWLVSHGLLHLLGWDHPDDSKLEAMLRCQEQLVAMAGIVQPHGEINCESADEITKEP; this comes from the coding sequence GTGAGCAGCGGACGGGCTTTTGCCATCGATCTGGCTTTCACCCCAGCGGAACAGCAGCTGATCCAGTCCGCAGAAGGGACGGAAGCCCATCGACGTCTCAGCCAGGGAGACACCTGGGCAGAGACCCTGGATCTCTGGTTGAAACACCTCATCACCACAGGCGGCGACACCACTCCAAGACAGCTGCTGGACTGCGAAGAAATTTGTCTTGGCCTGCAGTTTGTGGATGATGACCAGATCACTGCTTTGAACGAACGCTGGAGAGACAAGCCCAGAGCCACGGATGTGTTGTCTTTTTCAGCACTGGAAGCGGACATGCCCCCTGACGGCAGCCCCAGCGTTGAGCTGGGAGACATCATCGTGTCGGTACCGACTGCTGAACGTCAGGCTCTCGAGCAGGAGCACAGCCTGGAACGAGAGCTCTGCTGGCTGGTGAGCCACGGGCTGCTGCATCTACTGGGATGGGATCATCCCGATGATTCGAAGCTGGAAGCGATGCTGCGATGCCAGGAGCAACTGGTTGCCATGGCCGGTATCGTTCAACCCCACGGTGAGATCAACTGTGAATCAGCAGATGAAATCACTAAGGAACCCTGA
- a CDS encoding anthranilate synthase component II — translation MLLVIDNYDSFTFNLVQYFGELAAQHPLAQDLRVERNDALSIAQIRNLSPDAILLSPGPGDPDQAGVCLDVLKELSPTIPTLGVCLGHQALAQAYGGKVVRAAELMHGKTSPVLHRGEGVFAGLPQPLTATRYHSLIADRSSLPDCLEVTAWLEDDTVMGLRHREHHHLQGVQFHPESVLTEAGHNLLANFLRVAEGRIQHC, via the coding sequence ATGCTGCTTGTTATCGACAACTACGACAGCTTCACCTTCAATCTGGTGCAGTACTTCGGGGAGTTGGCGGCTCAGCATCCTCTGGCCCAGGATCTGCGCGTTGAACGCAACGATGCGCTCAGCATTGCCCAGATCCGCAACCTCAGTCCCGATGCCATCCTGCTCTCGCCTGGGCCCGGAGATCCCGATCAGGCGGGAGTCTGCCTGGATGTACTGAAGGAACTATCACCAACTATTCCCACCCTGGGTGTCTGTCTGGGCCATCAGGCTCTCGCTCAGGCTTACGGAGGCAAAGTCGTGCGAGCCGCAGAACTGATGCATGGCAAAACCTCTCCTGTGTTGCATCGCGGCGAAGGCGTCTTCGCTGGACTGCCTCAGCCACTCACTGCCACCCGTTATCACAGCTTGATCGCTGATCGGAGCAGTCTTCCGGACTGCCTGGAAGTCACTGCATGGCTGGAGGACGACACCGTGATGGGACTGCGTCATCGCGAGCATCACCATCTCCAAGGCGTGCAGTTCCACCCAGAAAGCGTGCTGACGGAGGCTGGGCACAACCTGCTAGCGAACTTCCTTCGAGTGGCTGAAGGGCGCATTCAGCACTGCTAG
- a CDS encoding diacylglycerol kinase family protein → MKSLRNPDDGAPLTEEISQRSTRRAHHAAHRGAWKIAGDLPSSFRYAAQGLGYGFISQRNFRIHLGIGSVVFFLGLWLGLPAIQLAVLVLTVAAVLVLELLNTAIESVVDLAIGRRFHPLAKIAKDCAAAAVLVAAISSLVVALLLVLPPLILRLGL, encoded by the coding sequence ATGAAATCACTAAGGAACCCTGACGATGGAGCTCCGTTGACAGAGGAGATCAGCCAACGCAGCACCCGACGTGCCCACCACGCTGCCCATCGAGGAGCCTGGAAAATCGCTGGAGACCTGCCGTCCAGCTTCCGCTATGCAGCTCAGGGGCTGGGTTACGGCTTCATCAGCCAACGCAACTTCCGCATCCACCTGGGGATTGGCAGCGTCGTGTTCTTCCTGGGTCTGTGGCTCGGGCTGCCAGCGATTCAGTTGGCCGTGCTGGTCTTGACAGTGGCGGCCGTACTGGTGCTTGAGCTGCTCAATACAGCCATTGAATCGGTAGTGGATCTGGCCATCGGACGGCGCTTTCATCCTCTGGCCAAAATCGCCAAGGACTGCGCAGCAGCAGCGGTTCTTGTGGCGGCCATCAGTTCTCTGGTCGTTGCCCTGCTGCTGGTGCTGCCGCCCTTGATTCTTCGACTCGGCCTCTAA